The Toxorhynchites rutilus septentrionalis strain SRP chromosome 3, ASM2978413v1, whole genome shotgun sequence genome includes a region encoding these proteins:
- the LOC129776897 gene encoding cytochrome c oxidase subunit 4 isoform 1, mitochondrial-like — protein sequence MANVNLATVVLRNALRTKIGVRHNHEMILQKIGKREVVGHGWNGMPVYADRVDYPMPAIRFKEATPDVLALREKEKGDWKKLSMQEKKALYRASFCQTFSEMKYPTGEWKICLGFGLIAMSMSLGLMLMMKAFVYDPLPVTFDEEHQKAQLKRMLDLGVNPITGLSSKWDYENNKWK from the exons ATGGCCAACGTCAATTTGGCTACCGTGGTGCTACGCAATGCTCTGCGCACCAAAATTGGTGTCCGCCATAACCACGAGATGATTCTCCAGAAGATTGGCAAGCGAGAGGTCGTTGGTCATGGCTGGAACGGAATGCCGGTGTATGCTGACCGTGTTGACTACCCGATGCCAGCAATCCGGTTCAAAGAAGCAACACCCGATGTTTTG GCCCTTCGCGAGAAGGAGAAGGGTGATTGGAAGAAGCTGTCTATGCAGGAGAAGAAAGCCCTCTACCGGGCATCGTTCTGTCAAACTTTCTCCGAGATGAAGTATCCGACCGGAGAGTGGAAAATCTGTCTCGGGTTTGGACTGATTGCCATGTCCATGAGTCTTGGCTTGATGCTGATGATGAAGGCATTTGTGTACGATCCGTTGCCGGTTACTTTCGACGAAGAGCACCAAAAGGCTCAACTCAAGCGTATGTTGGACCTCGGCGTTAACCCCATCACCGGTCTTTCATCCAAATGGGACTACGAGAACAACAAGTGGAAGTAA